A stretch of DNA from Nitrospira sp. KM1:
CGTCCAGGCCCCGCCGCTACAGCTGTACCGTGCGCTGCGGGTCGTCAATCCCTCTCCATATATGTATTACCTCCGGGTGGCCGGGGTCGAACTCGTTGGTTCGTCGCCCGAAACGCTCGTCAGGTGCGAAGACGGGGTCATTTCGGTCAGACCCATCGCGGGGACGCGTCGTCGAGGCACTACACCTGAAGAAGATCAACAATTGGAGCGGCGTCTTCTCGCCGACGAGAAGGAACGGGCTGAACATGTCATGCTCGTCGACCTGGGAAGAAACGACGCAGGGCGAACTGCCGTTCCCGGGTCCGTCACAGTGGACGCCCTCATGCATGTTGAACGCTACTCACACGTGATGCATTTGGTCTCGAACATCACGGCGAAGCTCGAAGAGTCCAAAACGTCGTACGATGTTCTACGGGCCTGTTTTCCAGCCGGAACCGTTTCCGGGGCGCCAAAAATCAGGGCGATGGAGATTATCGATGAATTGGAACCCACGAGACGGGGACCTTATGCCGGCGCGGTGGGCTATTTCAGCTTTTCGGGAAATATGGACATGTGCATCAATATCAGGACGGTCGTGATCAAAAACCATCAAGCCTTCGTGCAAGCCGGAGCCGGTATTGTCGCCGACTCCAATCCGGAATACGAATATGAAGAAACCTGCAACAAGGCCCGTGCGATGATGAAGGCGATTGAACTGGCCGAGCAGGGATTGGAATAGCGACTTCGCGATAACGTCATGCTACTGATGATCGACAACTACGATTCATTTACGTACAACCTCGTGCAGTATTTCGGCGAGCTCGGGGAAGAGGTCAAAGTCTTCAGAAACGACAAAATCACGGTCGAACAGATCATCGGCATGCGCCCGACACGCATTGTCATTTCCCCCGGTCCCTGTACGCCGAAGGAGGCCGGAGTCTCCATTGAGACCATCACGTACTTCTCAGGCAAGTTACCAGTGCTAGGAGTTTGTCTGGGACATCAGTCTCTCGCGATGGCGTTTGGAGGGGAAGTCGTGCGGGCGGAACGGCTGATGCATGGAAAGACTTCCAAAATTCAACACGACGGCAAAACACTGTTCCGAAAGCTGCCCAACCCGTTCGAGGCGACACGCTATCATTCACTCATCGTCCGTCGCGACACGCTACCGTCCTGCTTCGAGGTTTCAGCGGAAACCGCCGATGGTGAAATCATGGGTATTCGTCATAAGTCCCTTGGCGTCGAGGGAGTCCAATTCCACCCGGAATCCATTCTCACGACTTCAGGGAAAGATCTCCTGCGTAATTTCCTGACACTCTCCTAAATCCGGTGGTTTCATCCCAATGATTAAAGACGCGATTGCCAAACTGGCTGACCGCCTGTCCTTAACAGAAAAAGAAGCCGAGTCGGTCATGGACGAAATCATGGACGGGGAGGCGACTCCTGTTCAAATCGCGGCCTATCTCATGGGCCTTCGTCTCAAGGGAGAAACCGTAGAGGAAATTGCCGGATCGGTCTCCGCCATGCGGAATCGTGCGGTCCGACTCGTCATTGGGGACCCGCTCGTCATCGACACCTGCGGAACCGGAGGCGATGGTCGCCACTCCTTCAACATCTCGACTACCAGCGCGTTCGTCGTCGCCGCCGCTGGCCTGACCGTGGCGAAACATGGCAATCGTTCGGTCTCATCAAAATGCGGCAGCGCCGATGTCTTATCGGCCTTGGGTCTGAACATCGACCTTCAACCGGATCGCGTGGCCGATTGCATCAACGAGGTCGGCATTGGGTTTCTTTTCGCTCCGCTCTATCACGGGGCCATGAAGCATTGTGCCGGCCCGCGTCAGGAGTTGGGAGTGCGGACCCTGTTGAACGTCATGGGCCCGTTGACCAATCCGGCAGGGGCCGCCATCCAAGTCATCGGCGTCTACGAACCCAGGCTCACTGAACTCTTGGGAAAAGTGCTGATGCATCTCGGGTCTCAGCATTGCTTTGTCGTTCACGGTACGGATGGATTGGATGAAATTACGTTGACGGACCGAACCCTGGTTGCCGAAGCCAAAGGCGGGGTGCTCTCCAATTATGTCATCAGCCCCTCGGAATTCGGATTGACTCCTGTGGCCGGACGCGAATTTGGTGGCGGCACCCCCCAAGACAATGCGGCTATCACCAGAGAGATTCTGCATGGACGAAAAGGACCGCGGCGCGACGTGGTGTGCCTGAATGCGGCCCCGGCCCTGGTCGCCGGACGAAAAGTCAAAACGCTCCAAGATGGATTTGTGCTTGCCGGACAGATGATCGATTCAGGAGCCGCGGCCGAGAAACTGGCTCGCCTGGTGGCTTTTTCTCGGAAGGGATGACACGCGTGATTCTGTCGAGAATACTCGAACACAAAAAGGCGGAATTGCGGCGGAAGCAGAGCCGCGGGTATCTCTCTGAACTCAAACAGCGCATCCTCGATTTGTCGCGGCCAATGGGATTTGCGCTTTCCTTGGACGCGAATCGAAAACCCGGCAGTCCGGCGCTCATTGCCGAGGTCAAGAAGGCTTCGCCGAGTCTGGGTCTATTGAGGCCGGAATTTCATGAGCATTTTGATCCCGTCGGCATAGCCAAGTCCTACTATACCTATGGAGCCTCGGCGTTGTCCGTGCTCACGGACAATGACTTCTTCCAAGGAAGTCTCGACAATTTAGCCGCTATTAAACGGCAGGTTCCATTGCCTGCGCTCAACAAAGAGTTCATGGTTGGAGACATCCAGTTCTATGAAGCGAGAGCCTACGGAGCCGACGCCGTCCTCCTCATCGTCGCGGCGTTGGAACGCCGGCAGCTCCTTGACTTTCATCTGCTGGCGAAGGAGCTATCCATGGATGTCCTGTTTGAGGTTCATCATGAACGCGAACTGGATACCGTCCTCGAATGGATCCCGGATGTCCGGCTGATTGGAATTAACAACCGTGACTTGAAGACGTTTTCCACCGACATCGCAGTCACCATACGCCTGGCGAAGCGGATTCCTTCCGACAAGTTGATGGTCAGCGAAAGCGGCATCCATACGCGCTCCCATGTGGAGCAGTTGGTCGAAGCCGGAATCCATGCCATGCTGGTGGGAGAATCTCTCATCAAGGCTGAGTCTATCGAGTCAAAGATCGCTGAGCTACGAGGCACAGAGATCTCGCACGGTTGCGCCAAGGAGGAGTTCCGATGAGTGTGAAAGTCTTCATCTTGGCGGTGTGGGTTGGGCTGGCCGGATGTGCTCAGAGCGGATATGGAAAGACCGAGCAGTCATGGGACAGCTGGATCGGCACCAGCAAGGATGATCGCGTTCGCGACCAAGGCATTCCGATCCGGTGTCACGGGTTCGCGAATGGCGGGGAGGCCTGCGAGTGGCCCATTCGATGGAGTCCGGAAAGTTCAGGAACATTGACCATGCAGTTCGATGCCAAGGGCAAAGCGTGTCAGTGGACCTACCGGGATGCGTACGCTGAACAACGGAGCGCGCAAAAATGCCTATGACCGGCGTATCGGCCGTACGGACCAGAGTCAAGATTTGCGGCATCACAAGCGCCGAAGATGCGGCGAATGCCGTGTCGGCCGGGGCAGACGCGCTTGGGTTCGTATTCTACCGTCAAAGTCCCAGGTACGTGTCCCCGCAGCTGGCCAGATCGATCATTGGAAGGCTGCCGCCGCTCGTCGTGCCGGTAGGCATCTTCGTGAACGAGGGAGTCAAGGTCGTACGAGATATCGTCGATAGCTGCGGTCTCGGGTTGGCCCAGTTGCAGGGAGACGAAACGGCCGCCTATTGCGAGGAGTTGCATCGTCCGGTGCTGAAAGCGGTTCGTCTCAAGGATCGAAGAAGCTTTCTCGCCATAGCGGAATTCAGGGGGCGAGCCGGCGTACGGGGATTTCTCCTCGATCGGTACTCGGAGGAAAGCTTTGGTGGAACCGGCCTAACCGCCGATTGGACGCTTGCCGCCGAAATGGCCGAATCCGCCACCGTCGTGTTGGCAGGAGGACTCACTGCAAGGAATGTCGGAGAGGCGATCCGAGTCGTTCATCCCTATGCTGTCGATGTCAGTAGCGGGGTGGAAGCGTCACCGGGAAAGAAAGATCCTGAAAAAATCAGAGCGTTCATCGAGGCCGTGCGGGTTGTTTCCCCAATGTAGGCCACCTATACTGCCTGTGCAAGGATCGGTAAAATCGATTATGAAACCCATACCCGATCAGAAGGGCCGTTTCGGAGCATATGGCGGACGGTATGTTCCCGAGACGCTCATGCCTGCGCTGCTCGACTTAGAGAAGGAATACGAGAAGGCGAAAAAGGACCGCCGCTTTCAAGCCGAACTCTCCCATTACCTGACACAGTACGTCGGTCGCCCCACGCAACTCTACTTTGCCGCCCGGCTCACCAAGCGGTTGGGAGGCGCCAAGATCTATCTTAAGCGCGAAGATCTCTGTCATACGGGGGCTCATAAGATCAACAATGCCATCGGGCAAGGCCTGCTGGCCAAACGGATGAAGAAGCCCCGCGTGATCGCTGAAACCGGTGCAGGCCAACACGGCGTGGCCACCGCCACCGTCGCAGCCATGTTCGGACTCCAGTGCGAGATTTACATGGGCACCGAGGACATGCAGCGACAGGCGCTGAACGTGTTCAGGATGCGCCTGCTGGGGTCGACCGTCACCGGGGTCGATGCCGGCAGCCGTACGCTGAAGGATGCGATCAGTGAAGCCATGCGTGACTGGACGACAAACATCGAAACCACCCACTATATCCTCGGCTCGGTATTGGGGGCACATCCGTATCCGATGATGATCAGAGATTTCCAAGCGATCATCGGCCGCGAGGCGCGCAAACAGATCCTGGCGCTGGAGGGTCGCCTGCCGGATTGTCTGGTGGCCTGTGTCGGAGGGGGCAGCAACGCGATCGGACTGTTTCATGCATTTCTCAAAGATCCACGGGTGAAGATGGTCGGCGTGGAGGCGGGCGGGCTCGGACTCACCAGCGGAAAACATGCGGCCCGTTTCTCCGGAGGTAAGCCAGGTGTTCTCCAAGGCACCATGACCTATCTCCTGCAGGACGATGACGGGCAAATCAATCTCACTCACTCCGTCTCCGCCGGCCTCGACTATGCCGCGGTTGGTCCCGAGCACAGCTATTTGCGAGAGGTCGGCCGCGCCTGCTACACCTCGGCCACGGACGAGGAAGCCTTGGCGGCATTCGATCTGCTCGCAGTAGAGGAGGGAATCGTCCCGGCGCTTGAAAGCGCGCACGCCATCGCCCACACTGTGAAGCTTGCACCCCGGATGAAGAAGAATCAGATCATTGTCGTGAATCTCTCCGGTCGAGGAGACAAGGACGTGCAGCAGGTCGCCCGCGTGCGCGGCATCGCATTATGAAGTCGCGCCTTGATCAGACATTCGAACGGCTCCGCCAGCGAAGCGAAGCGGCGCTGATTACCTACATCATGGCTGGGGATCCAACGTTGTCGGAAACCGAGCGGCTCGTGCCCGCGCTGGAGCAGGCTGGTTCGGACATTATCGAGCTCGGCGTCCCGTTTTCGGATCCCATTGCGGACGGCCCGGTGATTCAGCAGGCGGCGGAACGGGCACTGCGGAGCGGCACGACGTTGCGCAAAATCATCGCAATGGTCCACACACTCAGAAGAACAACTCAGATCCCGATCGTCCTCATGGCCTACTACAATAGCATCCATGCCTTCGGTCCGGAATCGTTCTGCCGCGAGGCGGCTGCAGCAGGCGTGGACGGCTTGATCGTCCCGGATATGCCTCCGGACGAGTCGGGGCCTTTGATGAAGCCCGCTTCCGCCTCTGGCCTTCAATTGATTTATCTGTTGGCGCCCACCAGC
This window harbors:
- a CDS encoding aminodeoxychorismate/anthranilate synthase component II, which produces MLLMIDNYDSFTYNLVQYFGELGEEVKVFRNDKITVEQIIGMRPTRIVISPGPCTPKEAGVSIETITYFSGKLPVLGVCLGHQSLAMAFGGEVVRAERLMHGKTSKIQHDGKTLFRKLPNPFEATRYHSLIVRRDTLPSCFEVSAETADGEIMGIRHKSLGVEGVQFHPESILTTSGKDLLRNFLTLS
- the trpD gene encoding anthranilate phosphoribosyltransferase, which encodes MIKDAIAKLADRLSLTEKEAESVMDEIMDGEATPVQIAAYLMGLRLKGETVEEIAGSVSAMRNRAVRLVIGDPLVIDTCGTGGDGRHSFNISTTSAFVVAAAGLTVAKHGNRSVSSKCGSADVLSALGLNIDLQPDRVADCINEVGIGFLFAPLYHGAMKHCAGPRQELGVRTLLNVMGPLTNPAGAAIQVIGVYEPRLTELLGKVLMHLGSQHCFVVHGTDGLDEITLTDRTLVAEAKGGVLSNYVISPSEFGLTPVAGREFGGGTPQDNAAITREILHGRKGPRRDVVCLNAAPALVAGRKVKTLQDGFVLAGQMIDSGAAAEKLARLVAFSRKG
- the trpC gene encoding indole-3-glycerol phosphate synthase TrpC, coding for MILSRILEHKKAELRRKQSRGYLSELKQRILDLSRPMGFALSLDANRKPGSPALIAEVKKASPSLGLLRPEFHEHFDPVGIAKSYYTYGASALSVLTDNDFFQGSLDNLAAIKRQVPLPALNKEFMVGDIQFYEARAYGADAVLLIVAALERRQLLDFHLLAKELSMDVLFEVHHERELDTVLEWIPDVRLIGINNRDLKTFSTDIAVTIRLAKRIPSDKLMVSESGIHTRSHVEQLVEAGIHAMLVGESLIKAESIESKIAELRGTEISHGCAKEEFR
- a CDS encoding phosphoribosylanthranilate isomerase, which gives rise to MTGVSAVRTRVKICGITSAEDAANAVSAGADALGFVFYRQSPRYVSPQLARSIIGRLPPLVVPVGIFVNEGVKVVRDIVDSCGLGLAQLQGDETAAYCEELHRPVLKAVRLKDRRSFLAIAEFRGRAGVRGFLLDRYSEESFGGTGLTADWTLAAEMAESATVVLAGGLTARNVGEAIRVVHPYAVDVSSGVEASPGKKDPEKIRAFIEAVRVVSPM
- the trpB gene encoding tryptophan synthase subunit beta, yielding MKPIPDQKGRFGAYGGRYVPETLMPALLDLEKEYEKAKKDRRFQAELSHYLTQYVGRPTQLYFAARLTKRLGGAKIYLKREDLCHTGAHKINNAIGQGLLAKRMKKPRVIAETGAGQHGVATATVAAMFGLQCEIYMGTEDMQRQALNVFRMRLLGSTVTGVDAGSRTLKDAISEAMRDWTTNIETTHYILGSVLGAHPYPMMIRDFQAIIGREARKQILALEGRLPDCLVACVGGGSNAIGLFHAFLKDPRVKMVGVEAGGLGLTSGKHAARFSGGKPGVLQGTMTYLLQDDDGQINLTHSVSAGLDYAAVGPEHSYLREVGRACYTSATDEEALAAFDLLAVEEGIVPALESAHAIAHTVKLAPRMKKNQIIVVNLSGRGDKDVQQVARVRGIAL
- the trpA gene encoding tryptophan synthase subunit alpha; protein product: MKSRLDQTFERLRQRSEAALITYIMAGDPTLSETERLVPALEQAGSDIIELGVPFSDPIADGPVIQQAAERALRSGTTLRKIIAMVHTLRRTTQIPIVLMAYYNSIHAFGPESFCREAAAAGVDGLIVPDMPPDESGPLMKPASASGLQLIYLLAPTSTPSRREFVARHSQGFLYYVSLTGITGAKLKNLDTVGRNVQKIRKVSKTPIAVGFGIATPDDAANMSSVADGVIVGSAIVRQIADRLQDSDLVDHVAQFGRSLKTAMRSRAAVVS